The DNA region CCTCACCCGCTTTCTTTGACTTACTTCCGGAAAAACGATTCGAGATTAGCCTTCCAGGAACTTCTTGATGGCAGCCGGATCGATCTTGAAGCCAGGCCCCATGGTGGTGGCTACCGCCATGGACTTCAGGTAGGTTCCCTTGGCGGAACCAGGCTTCAAGCGGATCACGGTGTCCAGAAGAGCCTTGAAGTTGTCGAGGATCTTCTCGGGGCCGAAGCTCTTCTTGCCCAGGGGGGCATGGAGCACGCCGGCCTTGTCGACCTTGAACTCCACGCGGCCGGCCTTGAGTTCCTTCACGGCGTCGGTGACGTTCATGGTCACGGTGCCGGTCTTGGCGTTGGGCATCAAACCACGGGGGCCGAGCACGCGGCCGATCTTGCCGACCAGAGCCATCATGTCCGGGGTGGCCACGGCCTTGTCGAAGTTGAGCATGCCGCCCTGAATCTGCTCGACCAGGTCCTCGGCTCCGACGATGTCGGCCCCGGCGGCCTTGGCTTCGGCGGCCTTGTCTCCCTTGCAGAATACGGCCACGCGGATGGTCTTACCCAGGCCGTGAGGCAGGGTGACGGCGCCGCGCACCATCTGGTCGGAGTACTTGGGGTCGACGCCAAGGCACATGGCCACGTCGACAGTCTCGTCGAACTTAGCGGGACCGGCCTGGATGGCCATTTTCACGGCGTCGGCCAGATCGAACTTCACGGTCTGGTCGATTCCTTCAACAGCGCTGCGATATTTCTTTCCGTGCTTGGGCATGACGATATTTCCTTCTAGCTCACAACGTCCAGACCCATGCTGCGGGCCGTTCCCATGATGGTTTTCATGGCGGCGTCAAGGTCCTTTGCGTTCATATCCGGCATCTTGAGCTTGGCGATCTCTTCGATCTGGGCCTTGGTCACCTTGCCCACCTTGTTCTTGTTGGGCTCTCCGGAGCCCTTCTCGACCTTGGCGGCCTTGACAAGCAGCACCGAGGCAGGGGGGGTCTTGGTGATGAAGCTGA from Desulfovibrio sp. includes:
- a CDS encoding 50S ribosomal protein L1, whose translation is MPKHGKKYRSAVEGIDQTVKFDLADAVKMAIQAGPAKFDETVDVAMCLGVDPKYSDQMVRGAVTLPHGLGKTIRVAVFCKGDKAAEAKAAGADIVGAEDLVEQIQGGMLNFDKAVATPDMMALVGKIGRVLGPRGLMPNAKTGTVTMNVTDAVKELKAGRVEFKVDKAGVLHAPLGKKSFGPEKILDNFKALLDTVIRLKPGSAKGTYLKSMAVATTMGPGFKIDPAAIKKFLEG
- the rplK gene encoding 50S ribosomal protein L11; its protein translation is MAKKEVAKIKLQLPAGKANPSPPVGPALGQHGVNIMEFCKAYNAKTQDQIGTTIPVVITVYADRSFSFITKTPPASVLLVKAAKVEKGSGEPNKNKVGKVTKAQIEEIAKLKMPDMNAKDLDAAMKTIMGTARSMGLDVVS